The following proteins come from a genomic window of Blastococcus sp. HT6-30:
- the fliD gene encoding flagellar filament capping protein FliD encodes MAGMSVDGLASGLDTTSLINALIKAEGAPQTALQTRLSATEAAAAGYRSLNTKFDALRAAAETVLKPATWSSAKATSTAAGVAVALGVAPQPGSLTFSVESVAASHSVVSNGTAWTNTKDPAGFTELTVYQADNVTPAVDADGKPKVISVGGTGTLADAVSAINASNYGLSATAVQVAPGKYQLQVTATSSGAETKFGLGSAFTEITTGTDAALKVGTTASAYTVTSPTNTFEGLMPGATITVNKAEKGVPVTVNVASDPGAVADKVQALVDAANAALASIKVATNPTGGPAATLKGDSSLGRLAGQVLGAVSYGVGTHGSPAAAGLELARNGGSIEFDREKFLTALADDPALVQSLFVGTPTGPGPDKVADTADDGAPGAVQRLMDLAQLATDTTTGTLTTLAKSRDSQADDIQDSIDAWDRRLELRRATLTRQFTAMETALSSMQQQSNWLAGQLSSLPTSS; translated from the coding sequence ATGGCAGGCATGAGCGTCGACGGCCTGGCCTCCGGGCTGGACACGACCAGCCTGATCAACGCGCTGATCAAGGCGGAGGGCGCGCCGCAGACTGCGCTGCAGACCCGGCTGAGCGCCACCGAGGCAGCCGCCGCCGGCTACCGGTCCCTGAACACGAAGTTCGACGCCCTGCGCGCGGCCGCCGAGACGGTGCTCAAGCCGGCGACGTGGAGCTCGGCCAAGGCCACGAGCACCGCGGCCGGCGTCGCCGTCGCCCTCGGCGTCGCCCCGCAGCCGGGCTCCCTGACGTTCAGCGTGGAGAGCGTCGCGGCCAGCCACTCGGTGGTGAGCAACGGAACGGCGTGGACGAACACGAAGGACCCGGCCGGCTTCACCGAGCTCACGGTGTACCAGGCCGACAACGTGACCCCCGCCGTGGACGCCGACGGCAAGCCGAAGGTGATCAGCGTCGGCGGCACCGGCACCCTCGCCGACGCGGTCAGCGCCATCAACGCCAGCAACTACGGGCTGAGCGCGACCGCCGTCCAGGTGGCCCCGGGCAAGTACCAGCTCCAGGTGACGGCGACGTCCTCCGGCGCGGAGACGAAGTTCGGGCTGGGGAGCGCCTTCACCGAGATCACCACGGGCACCGACGCGGCGCTGAAGGTCGGCACCACCGCCAGCGCCTACACGGTCACCTCCCCCACGAACACCTTCGAGGGACTGATGCCCGGCGCAACCATCACCGTCAACAAGGCGGAGAAGGGCGTTCCGGTCACCGTCAACGTCGCCTCCGACCCCGGCGCGGTCGCCGACAAGGTCCAGGCACTCGTGGACGCGGCGAACGCCGCGCTGGCCTCGATCAAGGTCGCCACCAACCCCACCGGAGGCCCGGCGGCCACGCTGAAGGGCGACAGCTCCCTGGGCCGGCTGGCCGGCCAGGTGCTGGGCGCCGTGTCCTACGGCGTCGGCACGCACGGCTCCCCCGCCGCTGCCGGCCTCGAACTGGCCCGCAACGGCGGCAGCATCGAGTTCGACAGGGAGAAGTTCCTGACCGCGCTTGCCGACGACCCGGCCCTCGTGCAGTCCTTGTTCGTCGGCACCCCCACCGGACCGGGCCCCGACAAGGTGGCGGACACGGCGGACGACGGCGCCCCAGGTGCGGTGCAACGGCTGATGGACCTGGCGCAGCTCGCGACCGACACCACGACCGGCACGTTGACCACCCTGGCGAAGAGCCGCGACAGCCAGGCCGACGACATCCAGGACAGCATCGATGCCTGGGACCGCCGCCTGGAGTTGCGGCGCGCGACCCTCACCCGCCAGTTCACCGCGATGGAGACCGCGCTGAGCAGCATGCAGCAGCAGTCCAACTGGCTGGCCGGACAGCTCTCGTCCCTCCCGACCTCGTCCTGA